The following DNA comes from Gordonia zhaorongruii.
ACACTCGGAAACTTAGGTAACCCTGAGTTTGTGTGCAGTTAACCGCGAGGGCTGCGAGGTCCGGCCGTCAGCACAGGAAAGACTCTCAATCCGAACTCGATGGTTGTCGGGGATGGTATAGCGTCCACGACGTCGTCGAGTGGAGTGTGTGTGAAGAATTCGTGGTGGCGCTCGCACTGATTCCGGAGGCCATCTCGTTCTCGATCATCGCCGGTGTGGACCCGCGCATCGGTCTCTTCGCCTCGTGCACCATGGCGGTGACCATCTCGATCGTCGGTGGACGGCCCGCGATGATCTCCGCAGCGACGGGTGCGGTCGCACTCGTCGTCGCCCCGATCGCCCGCGAACACGGCCTGGACTACCTGCTCGCCACCGTCATCCTGGCAGGCGTCTTCCAGGTGATCTTCAGCGTTCTCGGCGTCGCCAAGCTGATGCGCTTCATTCCGCGGAGCGTGACGGTCGGCTTCGTGAACGCGCTCGCGACCCTCATCTTCGGTGCTCAGATCACGCATATGGTCGACGTGCCCTGGCTCGTGTATCCGATGATCGCCATCGGTCTGGTCATCATCTTCGGCCTGCAGCGGCTGACGTCGGCCGTCCCGGCGCCCCTGGTCGCGATCGTGATACTGACGTCCATCACGATGGTGTTCGCCCTCGACGTCCCCGACGTCGGTGACGAGGGCGATCTTCCGGACTCCCTTCCGCACTGGTTGATCCCCGACGTTCCCTTCACTCTGGAGACCCTGCAGATCATCGCCCCTTACGCCGTCGCCATGGCGATCGTCGGGCTCCTCGAATCGCTGATGGCCGCGAAGCTCGTCGACGACATCACCGAGACGCACTCGGACAAGACCCGTGAGGCGTGGGGGCAGGGCGCCGCGAACGTGGTGACTGGATTCTTCGGCGGCATGGGCGGCTGCGCGATGATCGGGCAGACGATGATCAAGGTCAAGAGCTCGGGCGCGCGCACCAGGATCTCTACCTTCCTCGCCGGCGCCTTCCTCCTCGCGCTCGTCGTCGGTCTCGGCGACCTGGTTGCCCAGATGCCGATGGCGGCGCTGGTGGCGGTGATGATCGTCGTCGCGGTGAGCACGTTCGACTGGCACAGCATCGCTCCGGCCACCCTGCGCCGGATGCCGTGCAGTGAGACCGCGGTCATGGTGGTCACCGTCGTCGTCACCGTCATCACCAGCAACCTGGCCATCGGCGTCGGTGCAGGCGTCATCACCGCGACGCTGCTGTTCGTGCGACGGGTCGCGCACTTCACACACGTGGCCACCGACGATGAGGTCGGTGCGGACGGCGGTGCGGTTCGCAGATACCGGGTGCGAGGGGAGTTGTTCTTCGCGTCGAGCAACGACCTCGCGTACCAGGTCGACTATCCGGGCGATCCCAGCAGAGTGGTGATCGACCTGTCCGAGACTCACGTATGGGATGCATCGACCGTCGCTGCCATGGATGCGATAGAGACGAAATACGCGGCGAATGGCAAGACCGTGGAGTTCGTCGGACTCAACGAGGCGTCCGCGCAGCGGCACGTTCGGCTGTCCGGTCATCTCGGCGGTGAGCACTGATGGTCGTCGCTCACCGGCCTCCGGATGTGCGGCGGTTCGCGTCCGCTTCCGTGGGAAGCGGCTGACCTGGGCACTTGGCGAGGACGCGTTCGATGGCGTCCCGCTCGGCCGAGGTCACCCAGAGGTCGTACTTGGCCTTCACCGCTACCTGTCGTGCCACGTAGGTGCACCTGAACGGTTTGCTGGGGACGAGCCACGTCGCCGCGTCGGAGTCGCTCTTGGACTGATTGGTTCGGCGGCTGGTCGCGATGAGGTTCAGCGGGTCGTTGGCGAGGTTCACGCGCTCCGACGTCGACAGCTGTTGCGCGCCCTTCTGCCAGGCGTCGCTCAGGGCGACCACATGGTCGATCGGAACCAGTGATGATGTCTTGCTGCCGCGAGAGAACTCGACCG
Coding sequences within:
- a CDS encoding SulP family inorganic anion transporter, whose amino-acid sequence is MCEEFVVALALIPEAISFSIIAGVDPRIGLFASCTMAVTISIVGGRPAMISAATGAVALVVAPIAREHGLDYLLATVILAGVFQVIFSVLGVAKLMRFIPRSVTVGFVNALATLIFGAQITHMVDVPWLVYPMIAIGLVIIFGLQRLTSAVPAPLVAIVILTSITMVFALDVPDVGDEGDLPDSLPHWLIPDVPFTLETLQIIAPYAVAMAIVGLLESLMAAKLVDDITETHSDKTREAWGQGAANVVTGFFGGMGGCAMIGQTMIKVKSSGARTRISTFLAGAFLLALVVGLGDLVAQMPMAALVAVMIVVAVSTFDWHSIAPATLRRMPCSETAVMVVTVVVTVITSNLAIGVGAGVITATLLFVRRVAHFTHVATDDEVGADGGAVRRYRVRGELFFASSNDLAYQVDYPGDPSRVVIDLSETHVWDASTVAAMDAIETKYAANGKTVEFVGLNEASAQRHVRLSGHLGGEH